The region ttgacaaaaaatctaaaaaaaatgatgtcctcagattttgatgcagttttccggagaatcaatccatgattagtttaaggtactccgcttaagaatcggaagaATATTGACAGAGATATGGCCTTCTCAGTGGCTCATACTGCCCACCCCATGAATTTTccactttttgaaggggaccctccagaaaatttgacaaaaaatctaaaaaatatgatgttctcagattttgatgcagttttgcggagaatcaatccatgattcgtttaaggtactccgcttaagaatcggaagaATATTGACAGAAATATGGACTTCTCAGTGGGTCATACTGCCCACCCCATGAATTTTccactttttgaaggggaccctccagaaaatttgacaaaaaatctaaaaaatatgatgtcctcagattttgatgcagttttccggagaatcgatccatgattcgtttaaggtactccgcttaagaatcggatgaatattggaaAAGCTTTGGCTTCCGCTGTGGGCTATATTGTCCACCCCATGTATTTTCCAATATTTGGAAGTTTTACCAACTCATTTACAAGTTTTTCAACTTATTGATTTAAGTATCGCATATATAAGAGGTAACAGAAACCACCCGATGCACTAATTTCAATAAAAGCGAAGGTTCAGCTCGATGCACTACGGATCGCCGAGGGTTTCCGAGACAAAACAATCTCATTAAGATCGATAATCTGTGGCGGCAGCCCGGGAGCAATAAAGTGGCAGTGTCTGCAGAGTCAGCGGAGCCCAAAGCACGAATGAACAACGACACTGCCGCTGTGGTGACGAGCGCTTTGATTGGAACGCCTCTTGATGCGACATGCATATCAATTAATTACCCCCACAACTCTGGCGATCGTTGTTACATTTGGCTGGGCCCGGTGGACAGTGGACACTGGGTCAGGCGGGGATTGggtaatattattttggggATATTACAACAGAATACGAGAGCTGGAGACCGATTGCAAATCGCTGGCCACTGCCACTCTTTTGGTCTCGAATCGATAGAGCCCGTGCAGTTGGCCGAATTTATTCAAATCAGTTGAATTCCGCGTGAGGAAGCGTCGAGGTGTCGTCTCTCTCCTGATCCCCGTTGTAGCTACTGCAATGTGCAAATACGTCTTAATTGCTGCACTGGCCGTGATGGTAAGTGGCCAATTAAACAGTGGCCATCCGCCGCCAGCACCCACTAATCACCGCATTAACATTGCCCTTGGCTGCACAGACCACCGTCCCACGAGTCCGGGCCACGCTGCACGACCTGCCCGGGGTCTTTGACTTCTCCAACCTGGACCTTGTCAATTTCCAGTACTTTAAGAACCTGCCATCCCAGGATCCGAGAACTGCTGCCACCGCCAATCCCTTTATAGAGCACTTCCAGAAGAAGAAGGCTGTTCTGGATTATTTTGACCGCCTGTTCTTTGGAAATTCACCATTTCAGCAGCCCAGCGAGATTCCTTTTGACCCGCATTTTGGCCGGGCGTGGCGTCCAACCTACGAACGAAAGTTTGGCTATCGCGGTGAGCGTCTTATCGCCGCGCTGGGATCAGGGTACTCCGTCCAGCAGCTCCGTCATTTTGGAGCTATTCCTCGGGAGTACGGCACGCCGCATTATCCCAGCTGAGTGTGTTTATAATCCATAATCGAAATAGTGCGagtatttatgaaataaagttAAGTGGATCTATTTAACCTGCAATGTTTTTACATGTTTGAGTGAATCTGAATGACGATGGGCCTTTGAAGAGTTTCAGACATGGAATTTTACTGTCCTCTTTTTAGTTTACACGCTATAGTGAGTTTTTTAAACACATTCCCTTATTCCAATAGTCAAGTTAGTAAAGTTGTTTCTAAAAAGTTGTATTTAGGAAAGTAACTTAGGTGCTATTGATGTGTTAGACTCTCCGTTTTTGCGTGGAAATGTAGAGGACATTGTTGCCGCGGATGAAGGCATCTCCGTATTTGTTCTTCAACTGCCCGTTGACGTACTCCTCCGTCTGTTCCAGGCAGATATTCATGTATCCGTCCAAGCAAGCCAAAACACCTTAAAGGAAAGCACAAACGTGATATATGCCGGTTGGCTTTGTGGGTTTCCCAGGATTTAGTCGTTACCTCGGTAGTCCACGCCATTATTCAGTTTCACGGCAACGGGACGTCCGTGTATCTGATTGATGAATTGAGAAAGAGCCTCCTTGCGGGACATATTTATAGGGTAATAAATGCAAAATTCAGtgagtaaaaaataaatgcgaAACTACAAACACGAATAGAGTTGCCAGACCAGTCTTATAATGTGTCTTAAAGTGTtgccagaaaataaaaaatagctagAAATAGCTAAACTGCAAAGTTAGGTACTAATAATGGTATTGCATTTCGTGAATTTGTTACagtttggttatttatttagATTCTGTCACCAAGAATGTATCATAATTTACTATAATTCACATAAAATATAGTCGTCACTCGGCATGGCAACCAAAAGCAGTGTTGCAAAATGATAGTTGGCGCCATCTATTGGTCATGTAATGAAAATTTCAGCactattgtttttaaaagatttaatttaaataaagcggagaatataaattattatctAGAAGACAACTTAGAAATAAATAGGTTCAGTGTATGCCTTCCAGAGGCGTGTAGGTCTTGTACTGATACAATTCTGGTCCGCCATATCCATATAGAAGCTTTCCTCGGCCATGTTCATCATAATAGGGGTAACGGTATTTGGGTctgtaataaaaataatttataaataattttatagaaaatctAATGTATTCTtagtaatatttttaacataCCTTTCAAAGTACTGGAAATTCGGCGCCTTTGGCTGAACTGTAGCCAGGGAAGTCTGAACCATTAAGGTTACAAAAAATAGAACAAGCtggaaatatgaataaaatgttagtttttaacaattattgcatataatataaatattaaacaggTGTAATAGTctcttaaatttattttattaattagagatttaatttttattttaaaatgccTTTAAATCAAAAAGGCGTAATGTTTTAAAACAGGTTAGAAACATGGTCTTGTCTTTCTCCTTTTACTTTAATTTGTAATTTctcaaacaataaaataaagcaaGTAATTGCATTCAAACGAGTTTGAACAACGGAAGCATGTATTTCGGGAAGTTAGTCTCCACATTAGTTCACTATGTCAGTCACAGAAAAGTGGTAACTGGCAGTTGGCCGACGCCTTCCAAGAAATCGCTTTCAGTCGGTCGGTTTAACCCGAGCAACGGTGGATGACGCTGGTTATGTAATTACAATAGCAATAACCGCGATGCGCAACTTGGCCACAACTTGTTGCCTAGAGATTATGACACATTTCGCCTGGCTTTCAACTTGGCCGAAAGAGAGCCAAAGAGCGTGATGGCGATCGCCTGCAGGTTTCAAGGTCTCTCTTCAAGTCCCCAATTTGGCCCACTTGTTTCGGAAATGTGTCAATCAAATAGTTGGCAATAACAAACAACCCAAAGAAGAACGAGGCACCTGCTCATTGGAAATTCAAGTCACAATTTCCTACGATCGGCGACGGTTTTCTTTTGGGTGCGACTTTCGCGCAGGCGCATAGTCGAAATTGTGTCAGTGGGCCCAGACACTTGTTAATTGGAGGAGTCAACGCCTCAAATCTATTTGGGGTAAAAATCTAACCATCTAGACTTACGGGCAGCAGCCGAGCGTTCAACTTTGCCATGGCTATTGGAAGATTCAAATCCCGATCGTACGTCTTGGCGGTAAACGTGTAATAACCAGGTACGAAGACGTTCGCCGGGCGCGTTTTGTTTGGCAACTGAATTGCATTGCCCGCCGCCAGACGGCCAAGAGTCAACAGCCAAGATCCGAGCACCACGAAGAGAGCGGGTAAAGCTTGACAAAGCTTACAAGTCGGAGCCAAAACTTGGTTTACACTTCAACATAAAAGCAGTACTGGgcatattttaaagttttcttttaaaagaaGCAAACCTTCTTGGCGCTAACATGGCGTATGGGTAATTTTTGAGAATTTATTAAGGCTCTTAGTATTATTAGATATTTTTCTTCCAAAAAGTCCCTAAAGTCTCATTGaaatctttttaaatatttttgaaatatattttaaaaataaaaacttttgtcACTCCTTCTTTTTCCAGTGTACATTTaagtgtttatttatttaatctaATGATCCTCAAGATTTTGCAATTCACAAGGAAAGTGAAAGTCCTGAATACTAAAACTAAAAGCTTTTTCCGCCAGTATTTAAGTTGCCGGAACCTAACgaataaacaaacaattttcttGGCCAAGACTCACCTGAGCCCACTCACGTAGGCTCTTTCAAAAGAGAAACCCTAAGCCCCATTAAGAGAAGTCTCAAAGATCAAAAAGAGCCCGGAATAGCGGTCTATAGAGACAGCTGTTCGAGTGGGCAAAAATGGAATTGAGGCCAAATTACCAAAGTGGTTGTGGACCAAACTGGATGGCTTTAACTCTTATCGAGATGACGACGATGGACGCTACAATTATGTAACTTCTGCAACCATGAAGAGACGGAatccagcaaaaaaaaaaaaaacatttctaCCAACCCGATGGCCCAACCAGTTTTTGCTTTCTTCGATCGCTAGGCTGTGCCATTTCTTTTCAGCTCTGGCGCACTTTCTTTGCCTTGCATTTGCATTCGCAGTGTCATTTTTCCTTGGGTTTCTATTTCTGTTCACCTTAAGTCTTTTTTTTATCTGTTTTTTGTGCTCACTTTGCGGCAAATGGCAGTAACCTTTGGCAAATATGCGTACTTAGTTCCGTCTGCCATGAAAACCAATTTGGGttgtcataaaaaaaattaaacgaaaaaaataaaacagttCATGAAGCCAAACAAGATTATATTTTCAAGTACCTGGTCGAAGGTTGAAAGCAAAGTCACA is a window of Drosophila bipectinata strain 14024-0381.07 chromosome 2R, DbipHiC1v2, whole genome shotgun sequence DNA encoding:
- the LOC108122977 gene encoding uncharacterized protein; the encoded protein is MCKYVLIAALAVMTTVPRVRATLHDLPGVFDFSNLDLVNFQYFKNLPSQDPRTAATANPFIEHFQKKKAVLDYFDRLFFGNSPFQQPSEIPFDPHFGRAWRPTYERKFGYRGERLIAALGSGYSVQQLRHFGAIPREYGTPHYPS
- the LOC108122979 gene encoding uncharacterized protein, whose amino-acid sequence is MAKLNARLLPLVLFFVTLMVQTSLATVQPKAPNFQYFERPKYRYPYYDEHGRGKLLYGYGGPELYQYKTYTPLEGIH
- the LOC108122978 gene encoding U6 snRNA-associated Sm-like protein LSm6; amino-acid sequence: MSRKEALSQFINQIHGRPVAVKLNNGVDYRGVLACLDGYMNICLEQTEEYVNGQLKNKYGDAFIRGNNVLYISTQKRRV